A genomic window from Candidatus Thiocaldithrix dubininis includes:
- the miaB gene encoding tRNA (N6-isopentenyl adenosine(37)-C2)-methylthiotransferase MiaB gives MASKIFIETYGCQMNEYDSAKMLDVLHHAQGMELTTDPEQADILLMNTCSIREKAQEKVFSQLGRWKQIKERKPHVIIGVGGCVASQEGDALRARAPVVDVVFGPQTLHRLPELIQQVRNEHKPVVDISFPEIEKFDNLPEPRAEGPTAFVSVMEGCSKYCTYCIVPFTRGEEISRPFDDVLAEVAQLAAQGVREVNLLGQNVNAYRGKMHDGSMADLALLIQYVAAIDGIDRIRYTTSHPNEFSDSLIQTYADVPELVNHLHLPVQSGSDRILAAMKRNHMALEYKSKIRKLRAIRPHISLSSDFIVGFPGETEQDFADTMKLINEVGFDHSFSFIYSARPGTPAANLVDNVPMDAKKIRLQTLQARLLEQAQAISQNMVGSVQRVLVERPAKKDPRQMAGRTENNRVVNFDGHTRLIGKFVDLQITEALPNSLRGYVVAVESEEASMKMVAV, from the coding sequence ATGGCAAGTAAAATTTTTATTGAAACCTACGGCTGTCAAATGAATGAATACGATTCAGCAAAAATGCTAGACGTATTGCACCACGCCCAAGGTATGGAACTCACAACCGACCCCGAACAAGCGGATATTTTATTGATGAATACCTGCTCCATCCGCGAGAAAGCGCAAGAAAAGGTATTTTCGCAATTAGGACGCTGGAAGCAAATTAAAGAACGTAAGCCACACGTGATTATTGGCGTGGGTGGTTGTGTTGCCAGTCAGGAAGGTGATGCATTACGGGCGCGTGCACCAGTGGTGGATGTGGTATTTGGTCCACAAACCTTACACCGCTTGCCAGAATTAATTCAGCAAGTACGCAACGAGCATAAGCCAGTAGTGGATATTTCTTTCCCAGAAATTGAGAAATTTGATAACTTGCCCGAACCGCGAGCGGAAGGTCCCACGGCGTTTGTGTCGGTTATGGAAGGGTGCAGCAAATATTGCACTTACTGCATTGTGCCGTTTACACGGGGTGAAGAAATTTCCAGACCTTTCGACGATGTACTGGCCGAAGTGGCGCAATTAGCCGCGCAAGGCGTACGTGAAGTGAATTTATTGGGGCAGAATGTCAATGCCTATCGTGGCAAAATGCACGATGGCTCTATGGCTGATTTAGCTTTATTGATTCAATATGTGGCTGCTATTGATGGCATAGATCGTATTCGGTATACCACTTCGCATCCGAATGAATTTAGCGATAGTTTGATTCAAACCTACGCGGATGTGCCTGAATTAGTCAATCACCTACATTTACCCGTGCAAAGCGGCTCAGATCGCATTTTAGCCGCCATGAAACGTAACCATATGGCACTTGAATACAAATCCAAAATCCGCAAATTACGCGCCATTCGACCTCATATCAGTCTATCGTCTGATTTTATCGTGGGTTTTCCAGGTGAGACCGAGCAAGACTTTGCCGATACCATGAAATTGATTAATGAGGTAGGCTTCGACCATAGCTTTAGCTTTATTTACAGCGCACGTCCCGGTACACCCGCTGCCAATCTAGTTGATAATGTGCCCATGGACGCTAAAAAAATCCGCCTGCAAACCTTACAAGCCCGCTTACTAGAGCAAGCACAAGCGATTAGTCAGAACATGGTTGGCAGCGTACAACGCGTCTTAGTCGAACGCCCCGCTAAAAAAGACCCAAGGCAAATGGCGGGACGCACCGAAAATAATCGAGTGGTGAATTTTGATGGGCACACCCGCTTAATTGGCAAGTTCGTGGATTTACAGATCACCGAAGCCTTGCCCAACTCATTACGCGGTTATGTTGTCGCTGTAGAAAGCGAAGAAGCAAGCATGAAAATGGTGGCGGTGTAA
- a CDS encoding CTP synthase, with product MARYIFITGGVVSSLGKGIAAASLGAILEARGLKVTMMKLDPYINVDPGTMSPFQHGEVFVTEDGAETDLDLGHYERFVGFKASKLNNFTTGRIYENVIRKERRGEYLGATVQVIPHITDEIKHSVRAGAGDADIAMVEVGGTVGDIESLPFLEAIRQMGVEEGHSNALFIHLTLLPYVSAAGELKTKPTQHSVKELRSIGIQPDILLCRSEKVLPENERKKIALFTNVEEKAVISVKDVDNIYKVPLWLHAQKLDQIVSDKLRLDPLPEADLSDWKAVVSAMEFPEAEVTIGMVGKYVDLTESYKSLNEALTHAGIKAHARVKIQYIDSEKLEAEEDVDSILGSLDAILVPGGFGLRGVEGKIRAVQYAREHKVPYLGICLGMQVAVIEFARHKAGLVDAHSTEFVATTKNPVIGLITEWQTEDGSIERRSADSDLGGTMRLGGQACLLSADSLARQTYGADQIVERHRHRYEFNNNYRDILTQNGLVLSGTSVDGNLVEMVELKDHPWFLACQFHPEFTSRPRQGHPLFTGFVKAARKHHEQQGKTL from the coding sequence ATGGCACGATATATTTTTATCACAGGCGGTGTGGTTTCCTCTCTTGGAAAAGGTATTGCTGCCGCATCGTTAGGTGCAATTCTTGAAGCGCGTGGCTTAAAAGTCACGATGATGAAACTAGACCCCTATATCAACGTTGACCCCGGTACAATGAGCCCTTTCCAGCATGGTGAAGTGTTTGTTACCGAAGATGGGGCTGAAACGGATTTAGACTTAGGGCATTACGAGCGTTTCGTCGGCTTTAAAGCCTCTAAACTCAATAACTTCACTACCGGACGTATCTACGAAAATGTAATTCGTAAAGAACGCAGGGGTGAGTACCTTGGCGCGACCGTGCAGGTTATTCCGCATATTACCGATGAAATTAAACATAGCGTGCGTGCTGGCGCGGGCGATGCAGATATTGCAATGGTTGAAGTGGGTGGCACGGTGGGCGATATTGAATCCTTACCGTTTCTCGAAGCCATTCGGCAAATGGGAGTGGAGGAAGGGCATAGCAATGCGCTGTTTATCCATTTAACCCTATTGCCTTATGTCAGCGCCGCTGGTGAGTTAAAAACTAAACCGACCCAGCATTCGGTAAAAGAATTACGCTCGATTGGTATTCAGCCAGATATTTTGCTGTGTCGTAGCGAAAAAGTATTACCGGAAAATGAGCGCAAGAAAATTGCCTTATTTACCAACGTCGAAGAGAAAGCCGTAATTTCGGTTAAAGATGTCGATAATATTTACAAAGTTCCACTTTGGCTTCACGCGCAAAAACTCGATCAAATCGTTAGCGATAAATTGCGTCTCGATCCACTACCTGAAGCCGATTTATCCGACTGGAAAGCCGTAGTCAGTGCGATGGAATTCCCCGAAGCGGAAGTAACCATTGGCATGGTTGGTAAATATGTGGATTTAACCGAGTCGTATAAGTCGCTGAATGAAGCCCTTACTCACGCCGGTATTAAAGCGCATGCGCGTGTCAAAATTCAGTACATTGACTCTGAAAAGCTGGAGGCAGAAGAAGACGTTGACAGCATTTTAGGCAGTTTAGATGCGATTCTTGTACCCGGTGGTTTTGGTTTACGGGGCGTTGAAGGCAAAATTCGCGCGGTACAATATGCGCGTGAACATAAAGTGCCTTATTTAGGAATTTGCTTAGGCATGCAAGTGGCGGTCATTGAATTTGCACGGCATAAAGCGGGTTTAGTTGATGCACACAGTACGGAATTTGTAGCCACGACTAAAAATCCGGTGATTGGCTTAATTACCGAATGGCAAACGGAAGACGGTTCGATTGAACGCCGTTCTGCGGATTCAGATTTGGGCGGTACGATGCGATTGGGTGGGCAAGCGTGCTTATTAAGCGCTGATTCTTTGGCACGTCAAACCTACGGTGCAGATCAAATTGTAGAACGTCATCGCCATCGTTATGAATTTAATAATAATTATCGTGATATATTAACGCAAAATGGCTTGGTATTATCCGGGACGTCGGTCGATGGAAATTTAGTTGAAATGGTGGAATTAAAAGATCATCCGTGGTTTTTAGCTTGTCAATTCCATCCGGAATTCACCTCACGTCCGCGTCAAGGTCATCCGTTGTTTACCGGTTTTGTGAAAGCAGCGCGTAAACATCATGAACAACAAGGTAAAACACTATGA
- the kdsA gene encoding 3-deoxy-8-phosphooctulonate synthase, giving the protein MKLCGFNVGLDQPFFLISGPCAIETEQLALETAATLQDITTRLGIPFIYKSSFDKANRSSHTSKRGVGLEQGLRILEKVKREIGVPILTDVHEDTPLDEVASVVDVLQTPAFLCRQTNFIQNVARTGKPVNIKKGQFLAPWDMGNVVEKAKAVGNQQIMVCERGVSFGYNNLVSDMRSLAIMRQTQCPVVFDATHSVQLPGGQGACSGGQREHVPVLARAAVAVGIAGLFMESHPDPANAFSDGPNSWPLDKMEAILENLLAIDRVVKANPLLENSL; this is encoded by the coding sequence ATGAAGTTATGTGGCTTTAACGTCGGGTTAGATCAGCCTTTTTTCTTAATTTCCGGACCTTGTGCCATTGAAACCGAACAATTGGCGTTAGAAACCGCTGCCACGTTGCAAGACATTACCACCCGTTTAGGTATTCCGTTTATCTATAAATCCTCGTTTGATAAGGCGAATCGTTCTTCACATACCAGCAAGCGTGGCGTGGGTTTGGAACAGGGCTTACGAATCTTAGAGAAAGTCAAACGCGAAATTGGCGTACCGATTTTAACAGATGTGCATGAAGATACACCGTTAGACGAAGTGGCTAGCGTGGTGGATGTGTTACAGACGCCTGCTTTTTTGTGTCGCCAAACTAACTTTATTCAAAATGTGGCGCGTACCGGAAAACCCGTAAATATCAAGAAAGGGCAATTTTTAGCACCTTGGGATATGGGGAATGTGGTAGAAAAAGCAAAAGCAGTCGGTAATCAGCAGATTATGGTTTGTGAGCGTGGCGTCAGCTTTGGCTATAACAATCTGGTGTCCGATATGCGTAGCCTTGCGATTATGCGCCAGACACAGTGTCCTGTCGTGTTTGATGCGACGCATTCGGTGCAATTGCCCGGTGGTCAAGGCGCTTGTTCGGGCGGTCAACGCGAGCACGTTCCCGTGTTAGCACGGGCAGCAGTCGCAGTGGGTATTGCAGGCTTGTTTATGGAATCGCATCCTGATCCGGCGAATGCCTTTAGTGATGGTCCAAATTCTTGGCCATTAGATAAAATGGAAGCCATATTAGAAAATTTGTTAGCGATTGACCGTGTGGTTAAAGCTAATCCATTGCTGGAAAATTCTTTGTAA
- the eno gene encoding phosphopyruvate hydratase: MTEIKSVKAREIVDSRGNPTVEADVILSNGVVGRAAVPSGASTGSREAIELRDGGSRYLGKGVLKAVDNVNGAIAKAIIGKDASDQANIDRIMIELDGTDNKANLGANALLAVSMATAHAAAKDAGLPLYQYLGKADSYKLPVPMMNIINGGAHADNSVDLQEFMILPVTAPSMAEAIRYGAEVFHNLKSVLKKRGLNTAVGDEGGFAPDLASNEQAIEVILEAIDKAGFKVGQDIWLGLDVASSEFYHDGKYVLESEGKKFSSEEFTAYLENWVNQYPILSIEDAMAEGDWAGWKHLTNVLGSRVQLVGDDLFVTNTKILQEGIDKGIANSILIKVNQIGTLTETIDAINMAHRAGYTSVISHRSGETEDSTIADLAVATNAGQIKTGSLSRSDRIAKYNQLLRIAEQLGSKGVYAGKSAFKQFA, encoded by the coding sequence ATGACTGAAATCAAATCTGTTAAAGCGCGTGAAATTGTTGACTCTCGTGGTAATCCAACCGTCGAAGCGGATGTTATTTTAAGCAATGGTGTCGTAGGGCGTGCGGCTGTACCCTCCGGTGCATCGACGGGTTCGCGTGAAGCGATTGAATTACGTGATGGCGGGTCACGTTACCTAGGTAAAGGTGTCTTAAAAGCGGTTGATAATGTGAACGGGGCTATTGCCAAGGCTATCATCGGCAAAGATGCCTCTGATCAGGCGAATATTGACCGTATCATGATTGAATTAGACGGGACGGATAATAAAGCGAATTTAGGTGCGAATGCTTTATTGGCAGTGTCAATGGCAACGGCTCATGCGGCGGCTAAAGATGCGGGTTTACCGTTGTATCAATATTTGGGTAAGGCGGATTCTTATAAATTGCCTGTGCCGATGATGAATATTATCAACGGTGGCGCTCACGCCGATAATAGCGTTGATTTACAAGAATTCATGATTCTGCCGGTGACTGCCCCTAGTATGGCAGAAGCCATTCGTTATGGTGCAGAAGTTTTCCATAATCTGAAATCTGTTCTGAAAAAACGTGGTTTAAATACTGCGGTTGGCGATGAAGGCGGTTTCGCCCCGGATTTGGCGTCTAATGAACAAGCGATTGAAGTGATTTTAGAAGCGATTGATAAGGCAGGCTTCAAAGTTGGTCAAGACATTTGGTTAGGTTTAGACGTTGCCAGTTCTGAGTTCTATCACGACGGTAAATACGTATTAGAGTCAGAAGGTAAAAAATTCTCTTCTGAAGAATTTACCGCTTACTTAGAAAACTGGGTTAACCAATATCCGATTCTGTCGATTGAAGATGCTATGGCAGAAGGCGATTGGGCAGGTTGGAAACACTTAACCAATGTATTAGGTAGCCGTGTGCAGTTGGTGGGTGACGATTTATTCGTAACCAATACTAAAATTCTGCAAGAAGGTATTGATAAAGGCATTGCCAATTCAATTCTGATTAAAGTTAATCAAATCGGTACGCTGACTGAAACGATTGATGCGATCAATATGGCGCACAGAGCGGGTTATACCTCTGTTATCTCGCATCGTTCGGGTGAAACAGAAGATTCTACCATTGCCGATTTAGCAGTTGCCACCAATGCGGGTCAAATCAAAACCGGTTCTTTATCACGTTCTGACCGGATTGCGAAATACAACCAATTATTACGCATTGCGGAA